In Chlorogloeopsis sp. ULAP01, a genomic segment contains:
- a CDS encoding GAF domain-containing protein — MTYSQSGLQQTFAHKDFLHRITNRIKRSLELKDILAATVTELREFLSTDRVKVYRFDLNGNGEVIAESICEQRLPSLLGLHFPADDIPEESRQMYLLARQRTIVDVSSGRIGLSRLQCPESGKPLHEIDNFQYRRVDPCHLEYLKSMGVQSSLVVPIVDCDQKQESAKPRLWGLLVSHHSQPRTFLKREIRMVQQVADQLSLAIAVNNLLAQSHAEQQRGATINRISILLNTVPEIQLSAALKEIITAIAGVGGRLHIQATSQLYTWGDQPILPSESENNFLEKHSAWQNWIAQCKHGNVLAIKDLYKEPQLEALAPFFKSTRIRGILVIPLHYRQKCIGSLSIFRHEFDSEILWAGYGEENQRQRFPQFSFAAWRERKKEQVLEWQPEEISLAKALYHHFSIAIQQQLMYQKAKKMRLQVQRLNLNLKRKVQQQTTQLQQSLQYSVLLKQITDQIHCTLDLKSTLQTIVREVRKLLNTDRVLIYQFQENTQGEVIFEEVNGNWKSVLGIKAPSECFPDEYTHLYFRGRIRAINNASATSLSPCHQEFLHNLQVQACLIVPIKMGTQLWGLLIAHNCHAPRNWHDDEIDLLQQLADQAAIAIQQAQLYEQSLATEAEATAKAAQLEQALCQLQQTQTQLIQTEKMSSLGQLVAGIAHEINNPVNFIYGNLSHVINYTQELLALLQLYQIHNPQPNEEVEAKADAIDLEFVVDDLPKILSSMQAGTERIQAIVLSLRNFSRLDQAEIKPVDLHEGIDNTLLILQHRLKPTAKFPGIKVIKDYGELPLVECYAGEINQVFMNVLANAIDVLTEESGKDTYCIRIYTEISADKSHAVVRIADNGRGMSEEVQKRIFDPFFTTKPVGKGMGLGLAISYQIVVNKHGGTIKCVSQIDKGTEFWLEIPLKQTVQSSSEC; from the coding sequence ATGACATATTCTCAGAGCGGCTTACAGCAAACATTTGCCCACAAAGATTTTCTGCACCGGATTACAAACCGAATTAAGCGATCGCTCGAACTAAAGGATATATTGGCAGCTACTGTCACAGAATTGCGTGAATTTTTGAGTACAGACAGGGTGAAAGTGTATCGATTTGACCTGAATGGCAATGGTGAAGTCATTGCTGAATCGATATGCGAACAGCGTCTACCATCCCTATTGGGGCTACATTTCCCAGCAGATGATATTCCAGAAGAGTCAAGACAGATGTATTTGTTGGCGCGGCAACGCACGATTGTAGATGTATCAAGTGGACGAATTGGGCTGTCACGGCTGCAATGTCCGGAAAGTGGCAAACCTCTGCATGAAATTGACAATTTTCAGTATCGGCGAGTAGATCCTTGCCATCTTGAATATTTAAAATCAATGGGCGTGCAGTCTTCGCTTGTAGTACCAATTGTAGATTGCGACCAAAAACAGGAATCAGCAAAACCACGACTGTGGGGATTGTTGGTGTCACACCATAGTCAACCGCGAACATTTTTAAAGCGGGAAATTCGGATGGTACAGCAAGTTGCCGATCAATTATCACTAGCGATCGCTGTCAATAATTTACTTGCCCAAAGCCATGCGGAACAACAACGAGGGGCAACCATAAACCGAATCAGCATCCTATTAAATACAGTGCCGGAAATTCAATTATCAGCAGCATTGAAAGAAATAATTACTGCAATTGCTGGAGTAGGTGGCAGACTTCACATTCAAGCAACATCACAATTGTATACTTGGGGCGACCAGCCAATATTACCTAGTGAATCAGAAAACAATTTTCTAGAAAAACATTCTGCTTGGCAAAACTGGATTGCACAGTGCAAACACGGTAATGTTTTGGCAATTAAAGACCTCTACAAAGAACCCCAATTAGAAGCTTTAGCTCCTTTTTTTAAATCTACTCGCATTCGGGGAATTTTAGTGATTCCCCTACATTATCGCCAAAAGTGTATTGGTTCTTTAAGTATTTTTCGTCATGAATTTGATAGCGAAATTTTATGGGCAGGATACGGTGAGGAAAATCAGCGACAACGGTTTCCCCAATTTTCTTTTGCGGCGTGGCGAGAGCGAAAAAAGGAGCAAGTACTTGAGTGGCAACCAGAAGAAATTTCCCTAGCTAAAGCTTTGTACCATCATTTTTCTATAGCAATTCAGCAGCAGCTAATGTACCAAAAAGCAAAAAAAATGCGCTTACAGGTGCAAAGGCTAAATCTAAACTTGAAACGCAAGGTACAACAACAAACTACCCAGTTGCAACAGTCATTGCAGTATTCTGTATTGCTCAAGCAAATTACAGATCAAATTCACTGCACCTTAGATTTGAAGTCAACTCTGCAAACAATTGTACGGGAAGTACGAAAACTGTTGAATACAGACCGGGTGCTAATTTATCAATTTCAGGAAAATACTCAGGGAGAGGTAATTTTTGAAGAAGTCAATGGCAATTGGAAATCTGTTTTGGGAATAAAAGCTCCTTCGGAATGCTTTCCTGATGAATATACCCATCTTTACTTTCGAGGTAGGATTAGGGCAATTAATAATGCCTCGGCGACTTCTTTAAGTCCTTGTCATCAAGAGTTTTTGCACAATCTTCAAGTACAAGCCTGCTTAATTGTTCCCATCAAAATGGGTACGCAACTGTGGGGATTACTAATTGCTCACAATTGCCATGCCCCCAGGAATTGGCATGATGATGAAATCGACTTGCTGCAACAATTAGCAGATCAGGCAGCGATCGCCATTCAACAAGCACAACTCTACGAGCAAAGCCTTGCTACCGAAGCAGAGGCAACGGCTAAAGCTGCACAATTAGAGCAAGCTCTGTGCCAACTGCAACAAACACAAACACAACTAATTCAAACTGAAAAAATGTCTAGCTTGGGACAGTTGGTGGCAGGCATTGCCCACGAAATTAATAATCCTGTTAACTTCATCTACGGCAACCTTAGTCACGTCATTAACTATACCCAGGAACTGCTAGCACTTTTGCAACTCTATCAAATACATAATCCTCAGCCCAACGAAGAAGTTGAGGCAAAAGCAGATGCCATTGATTTAGAGTTTGTTGTCGATGATTTACCAAAAATTTTGTCCTCAATGCAGGCAGGAACTGAACGCATTCAGGCGATCGTGTTGTCTTTACGTAACTTTTCGCGCTTGGATCAGGCTGAAATCAAACCTGTTGACTTACATGAAGGCATTGATAACACATTATTGATCCTACAACATCGCCTCAAGCCAACTGCCAAGTTTCCTGGTATTAAAGTGATTAAAGATTACGGGGAGTTGCCATTGGTGGAATGCTATGCCGGAGAAATCAACCAAGTATTTATGAATGTTCTTGCCAATGCTATTGATGTCCTGACAGAAGAAAGTGGTAAAGATACGTATTGTATCCGGATTTATACTGAAATATCAGCAGATAAATCTCATGCTGTAGTTCGCATTGCCGACAATGGACGGGGAATGAGCGAAGAGGTACAAAAGCGAATATTTGACCCGTTTTTCACCACTAAACCAGTAGGTAAGGGTATGGGACTGGGGCTTGCCATTAGTTATCAGATTGTTGTCAACAAGCACGGTGGAACAATTAAGTGTGTATCACAAATAGATAAAGGTACGGAATTTTGGTTAGAAATTCCTCTCAAACAAACAGTTCAAAGTAGTAGCGAGTGTTAA
- a CDS encoding NADAR domain-containing protein: MTIYFYKAYEPYGCFSNFSPHGIAIEGTYWPTVEHYYQAQKFVGTQDAVIIPIIHAVETPEQAAALGRCHTRQVRSDWDEVKTKVMQQAVLKKFLTHADIRKILLATGDRLLVENSPTDYFWGCGADKSGQNQLGKILMSVREEIRKLPLLSVAYD; the protein is encoded by the coding sequence ATGACTATTTACTTTTACAAAGCTTACGAGCCTTATGGCTGTTTTTCTAATTTTTCTCCTCATGGTATTGCAATCGAGGGTACTTACTGGCCGACGGTAGAACATTATTATCAAGCTCAAAAGTTTGTAGGTACCCAAGATGCAGTAATTATACCTATTATCCATGCCGTCGAGACACCAGAACAAGCTGCTGCATTGGGACGGTGTCATACTCGCCAAGTACGTTCAGATTGGGATGAAGTGAAGACAAAAGTAATGCAACAAGCTGTACTCAAAAAGTTTCTTACCCATGCAGACATTAGAAAGATTCTCTTGGCTACAGGCGATCGCTTGCTTGTAGAAAATTCCCCAACTGATTATTTTTGGGGATGCGGTGCAGATAAAAGCGGCCAAAATCAGCTTGGTAAAATCTTGATGAGTGTCCGCGAAGAAATCCGCAAATTACCTTTACTATCAGTAGCTTACGATTAG
- a CDS encoding DUF2243 domain-containing protein: MEANNQTSDRHTPLIAAGIFLGLGLGGFVDGIVLHQILQWHHMLSSVRPLTNESNIDLNMVWDGLFHAFDWLMTVVGVVLLWRAGGKDDVPWSSYTFVGSLLIGAGLFNFVEGLIDHQILGIHHVKPGPHQLAWDLGFLASGALMILVGWVMLNQKLRSSSQE; the protein is encoded by the coding sequence ATGGAGGCGAATAACCAGACAAGCGATCGCCACACTCCGCTAATTGCTGCCGGGATTTTTTTAGGTTTGGGTTTAGGAGGATTCGTGGATGGGATTGTGTTGCATCAAATTTTGCAGTGGCATCATATGTTAAGCAGCGTTCGACCATTAACAAACGAATCTAACATCGATTTAAATATGGTTTGGGATGGCTTATTTCATGCTTTTGATTGGTTGATGACTGTAGTAGGAGTAGTGTTACTGTGGCGAGCAGGCGGGAAAGATGATGTTCCTTGGTCATCTTATACCTTTGTTGGATCTTTACTCATTGGTGCTGGTTTATTTAACTTTGTGGAAGGACTGATCGATCATCAAATTCTCGGTATTCATCATGTTAAGCCAGGGCCGCATCAGTTAGCTTGGGATTTAGGGTTTTTAGCTAGTGGTGCGCTAATGATTTTGGTTGGATGGGTAATGTTAAATCAAAAGTTACGCTCGTCCTCACAAGAGTAA
- a CDS encoding DUF4129 domain-containing protein, which produces MTTDAFEKTSWGWQVSQFQQKVGEWLEFQLSRFNQTLPELPAGWSIDSWVISLLKFLFWLLVGLFLAWIGWRLWREFSPYLYSKLSGMGNFTISAPKSTDNELSVANFLRRSQELHRQGNYRDACRYLYFAMLQQLHEKGILPHKASRTDGEYLQLLQLSSTQIQPYETLITTHEQLCFSDAEIHSENYEQCCQAYGEIANK; this is translated from the coding sequence ATGACAACAGATGCCTTTGAAAAAACCAGTTGGGGCTGGCAAGTTTCACAGTTTCAGCAAAAAGTGGGAGAATGGTTGGAATTTCAGTTGTCCAGATTCAATCAAACCTTACCAGAATTGCCTGCTGGATGGTCAATAGATTCTTGGGTGATATCGCTGCTGAAATTTCTGTTTTGGCTTTTAGTAGGCTTATTCTTAGCTTGGATAGGTTGGCGGTTATGGCGAGAATTTAGTCCTTATTTATATTCCAAGCTGTCTGGTATGGGCAATTTTACTATTTCTGCTCCAAAAAGCACAGACAATGAACTGTCAGTAGCAAACTTTTTGAGGCGATCGCAAGAATTACATCGCCAAGGCAACTACCGAGATGCTTGCCGCTATCTTTATTTTGCAATGTTGCAACAGTTGCACGAAAAAGGCATTCTCCCTCACAAAGCAAGTCGCACCGATGGTGAATATTTGCAATTGTTGCAATTATCTAGTACTCAAATCCAGCCATATGAAACCTTGATTACTACTCATGAACAATTATGTTTTAGTGATGCTGAGATTCACTCTGAAAATTACGAGCAGTGTTGCCAAGCGTATGGGGAAATAGCTAATAAGTAG
- a CDS encoding DUF4350 domain-containing protein has translation MKSSNRLIWLIAIALGVIILLTLIAAPSSSKINSGSTYSRAPDGYGAWYAFMQDRGTTIIRWQKPFQELKTQKRPVTLLQIHSQLHEPFFLSEEKEWVKAGNTLIILGVRERVSAAEFSTMQKSPSGDIKIETRRRKSSISKDKIYLGDRFGGVVWEEKQGNGKVIFSTTPYLAANAYQDYLSNFQYLADLVNQKGKLLFVDEYIHGYKDADVRQSQGKGNIFGYLAQTPLFPALIQIGVLLAVLVWAKNHRFGTLATLDMPELDNSTAYIQALAAVLQKAESTDFVVEMVGKEEQLQLQKALGMGSELLDRQTLVNAWQQQTGNTEAELYAVLQQQDRKRRISERELIGWLQRWQTLRKKGTGDR, from the coding sequence ATGAAATCTTCAAACCGCCTTATCTGGTTGATTGCGATCGCTTTAGGAGTAATAATTTTACTTACCTTGATTGCAGCTCCTAGTAGTAGCAAAATCAATAGTGGTTCCACCTACAGCCGCGCTCCCGATGGCTATGGCGCTTGGTATGCTTTTATGCAAGACCGTGGAACTACTATCATACGCTGGCAAAAGCCTTTTCAAGAATTAAAAACACAAAAACGTCCTGTAACTCTCCTACAAATCCATAGCCAGTTACATGAGCCATTTTTTTTGTCCGAAGAAAAAGAATGGGTAAAAGCTGGCAACACTTTAATTATCTTGGGTGTGCGTGAACGGGTAAGTGCAGCTGAATTTAGCACTATGCAAAAATCACCCTCAGGTGATATCAAAATTGAAACGCGACGACGAAAGTCGTCTATATCCAAGGACAAAATATATTTGGGCGATCGCTTTGGCGGTGTGGTTTGGGAAGAAAAGCAAGGTAATGGAAAAGTTATTTTTTCTACTACTCCCTATTTAGCCGCTAATGCTTACCAAGATTATTTAAGTAATTTTCAGTATTTAGCTGATTTAGTTAATCAAAAAGGTAAATTATTATTTGTGGATGAATATATCCACGGTTATAAAGACGCTGATGTCAGACAGAGTCAAGGTAAAGGTAACATATTCGGTTATTTGGCTCAAACTCCATTATTTCCGGCATTGATACAAATAGGCGTCTTGCTAGCAGTGTTGGTTTGGGCAAAGAATCATCGCTTTGGTACTTTGGCAACTTTGGATATGCCTGAGCTTGATAACAGCACAGCTTATATCCAAGCCCTAGCAGCAGTACTGCAAAAAGCTGAATCCACAGACTTTGTAGTTGAGATGGTAGGTAAAGAAGAACAACTGCAACTTCAAAAAGCCCTGGGAATGGGATCGGAACTTTTGGATCGCCAAACTTTAGTTAATGCTTGGCAACAGCAAACAGGTAATACTGAAGCAGAATTATATGCAGTTTTACAACAGCAAGATCGAAAACGCCGCATCAGTGAACGAGAATTGATTGGCTGGTTGCAGAGGTGGCAAACCCTGAGAAAAAAGGGAACAGGGGATAGGTAA
- a CDS encoding MoxR family ATPase, translating into MSESLSVFNRLSQALNRVIVGQSILIQQILVALLAGGHIILEGVPGTGKTLLVKVLAQLIQAEFRRIQLTPDVLPADITGTNIFDLNSRNFTLKKGPIFTEVLLADEINRTPPKTQAALLEAMEEMQVTLDGESLPLPDLFWVIATQNPLEFEGTYPLPEAQLDRFLFKLVVDYPDEASEKQMLLNRQAGFAARRLDIVRLKPVATVTEILQARQEVKQVKVSEAIIDYLLGLVRVSRQYPDLALGASPRAAGAWFVTAQAAAYLSGRDFVTPDDIKTVASPLLRHRLLLKPEALLDNLQIDGVIALILNKVPVPR; encoded by the coding sequence ATGAGCGAAAGTCTTTCTGTATTTAATCGCCTCAGTCAAGCGCTGAACCGAGTTATTGTCGGGCAATCTATCCTAATACAACAGATACTTGTGGCGCTACTGGCAGGTGGACACATAATTTTGGAAGGAGTGCCAGGAACTGGTAAAACACTGCTCGTTAAAGTACTTGCACAGTTAATTCAAGCGGAATTTCGTCGCATTCAACTCACGCCTGATGTTTTGCCTGCGGATATTACTGGTACGAATATTTTTGATTTAAATAGTCGTAATTTTACCTTGAAAAAGGGGCCAATATTTACCGAAGTTTTATTGGCAGACGAAATTAACCGCACTCCTCCCAAAACCCAGGCGGCACTACTAGAAGCGATGGAAGAAATGCAGGTAACACTAGATGGTGAAAGTTTGCCTTTACCAGATTTATTTTGGGTGATTGCAACGCAAAATCCCTTGGAATTTGAGGGTACTTATCCTCTGCCAGAAGCACAACTGGATAGGTTTCTATTCAAGTTAGTAGTAGATTATCCTGATGAAGCATCGGAAAAGCAAATGTTACTAAATCGCCAGGCGGGTTTTGCAGCGCGACGTTTGGATATTGTCCGTCTCAAACCAGTGGCAACAGTAACAGAAATTTTGCAGGCGCGACAAGAAGTCAAACAAGTGAAAGTTTCGGAAGCAATCATTGATTATTTGCTTGGATTGGTAAGAGTATCAAGACAATACCCAGATTTAGCATTAGGTGCATCACCTCGTGCAGCTGGTGCATGGTTTGTGACGGCACAAGCAGCAGCATACTTATCAGGACGAGATTTTGTCACTCCAGATGATATTAAAACAGTTGCATCACCGTTGTTGCGTCATCGTCTACTTTTGAAACCTGAGGCTCTTTTAGATAATTTGCAAATTGATGGTGTTATCGCGTTGATACTAAATAAAGTGCCAGTACCAAGGTGA
- a CDS encoding RpiB/LacA/LacB family sugar-phosphate isomerase, which produces MKIALGADFYGFELKEAVKQYLLKKGIEIEDLGISDRTATTPYYETATVVAQRVGNQQVERGILVCGTGMGMAIIANKHPGVYAAVCENPNAAEKSRSINNSNILTLGGFITSPESALTIVDTWLKTEFTQGWEPNIQEWLQNSMHDIAHLEKQQFGK; this is translated from the coding sequence ATGAAGATTGCATTAGGAGCAGATTTTTACGGGTTTGAACTGAAGGAGGCAGTCAAGCAATATCTACTAAAAAAAGGAATAGAAATAGAAGATTTAGGTATTAGCGATCGCACTGCCACCACGCCTTATTATGAGACTGCAACTGTGGTAGCTCAAAGGGTAGGAAACCAACAAGTAGAACGGGGCATTCTAGTATGTGGCACGGGAATGGGAATGGCTATTATCGCCAACAAGCACCCTGGTGTTTATGCAGCTGTGTGCGAAAATCCTAATGCTGCTGAAAAGTCTCGCTCAATCAATAATTCCAATATCCTTACTTTGGGAGGGTTCATTACTTCACCAGAATCCGCTTTGACAATTGTTGATACTTGGTTGAAAACCGAGTTTACTCAGGGATGGGAACCAAATATTCAAGAATGGTTACAAAACTCAATGCATGATATTGCCCACTTGGAGAAGCAACAGTTTGGGAAATAA
- a CDS encoding DUF58 domain-containing protein, with protein sequence MIPSQRVYLLLILGIAIASIFAIFFSIPTSIVITLLFDAVVLALMVVDGLRVRRDRVGVVRELLARLSVGRDNLIVLRVTSGKSKAVVQIRDYYPTGFSVSDTTLRATLDSHATQELTYTVHPTQRGEFAWGDIQVRQLGAWGLAWSDWKIPQSLKVRVYPDLVGLRSLSVRLTLQSSGSIRQSRRLGIGTEFAELRNYRTGDDLRFIDWKATARRVGASSNAPPLVRVLEPEQEQTLLILLDRGRLMTAKVHNLQRFDWGLNTTLALALAGLHRGDRVGVGVFDRQMHAWISPERGQQHLSTLIDRLTPIQPVLLESDYMGAVTHVVQQQSRRALVVIITDIVDVTASSELLAALSCLTPRYLPFAVTLRDPQVDVLAHTPLFLEGNSRDVSAAYRRAVALDLLAQRQVAFAQLKQKGVLVLDAPANQIADQLVEKYLRLKARNQL encoded by the coding sequence ATGATACCCTCTCAAAGAGTTTATTTATTGTTAATTTTAGGAATTGCGATCGCCTCTATTTTCGCAATTTTTTTCAGTATTCCTACTAGCATTGTCATCACCTTGCTATTTGATGCTGTAGTTCTGGCATTAATGGTTGTCGATGGTTTACGAGTACGTCGCGATCGCGTTGGGGTGGTGCGCGAATTACTAGCGCGATTGTCTGTGGGGCGAGATAATTTGATTGTGCTGCGAGTTACATCGGGGAAAAGCAAGGCAGTAGTTCAAATCCGCGATTACTATCCAACTGGGTTTAGCGTGTCTGATACAACTCTACGCGCCACACTTGATAGTCACGCCACCCAAGAATTAACCTATACTGTTCACCCAACTCAACGTGGAGAGTTTGCTTGGGGAGATATTCAGGTGCGACAACTCGGCGCTTGGGGATTAGCTTGGAGTGATTGGAAGATTCCCCAAAGTTTGAAAGTTAGGGTTTATCCAGATTTGGTAGGGTTGCGATCGCTTTCCGTTCGTTTGACATTGCAATCTTCTGGTTCAATTCGCCAATCTCGTCGTTTAGGTATTGGTACAGAGTTTGCTGAATTGCGCAACTATCGCACTGGAGATGATTTGCGGTTCATTGATTGGAAAGCTACAGCACGTCGGGTAGGGGCTTCTAGCAATGCACCTCCATTAGTAAGGGTGCTGGAACCAGAACAAGAGCAAACTTTGCTGATTTTGCTGGATCGCGGGCGATTGATGACAGCAAAAGTACATAATTTGCAGCGCTTTGACTGGGGTTTAAATACAACTTTGGCTCTAGCTTTGGCTGGGTTACATCGAGGCGATCGCGTTGGGGTAGGTGTATTTGATCGGCAAATGCACGCATGGATTTCCCCAGAACGTGGACAACAACATTTAAGTACTTTAATTGATCGCCTGACTCCAATTCAACCAGTATTGCTGGAATCTGATTATATGGGTGCTGTTACTCATGTTGTTCAGCAGCAAAGCCGTAGAGCACTTGTAGTCATTATCACTGACATAGTAGATGTCACTGCCTCTAGTGAACTCCTTGCTGCACTTTCGTGTCTTACTCCCCGTTATCTTCCCTTTGCTGTCACCTTGCGCGATCCGCAAGTGGATGTTCTAGCGCATACTCCTCTTTTTCTAGAGGGGAACTCACGAGATGTTAGTGCTGCTTACAGGCGTGCGGTTGCCCTAGATTTATTAGCACAAAGACAAGTGGCATTTGCACAACTCAAACAAAAAGGTGTCTTAGTACTCGATGCACCAGCAAATCAGATTGCAGATCAATTGGTAGAGAAATATTTGCGGCTCAAAGCACGAAATCAATTATAA
- a CDS encoding iron uptake porin, with amino-acid sequence MGVTGLPTKAIAIPTEKLEEQTEIFSTALDEPMAQVTSVSQLRDVQPTDWAFGALQSLVKRYGCIVGYPNRTYRGKRALTRYEFAAGLNACLDRVSELIATATNDTIRHEDLITLQKLQEDFAAELATLRSQVDNLEARTAKIEANQFSATTKLSGLSIIGIQGRSRNRADISPRDGIKDTDDPGTNTNIIYQHLLFLTTQLSPRSYLFTSLLAADGSTEPRFSNDVYLSYEYPTDAQLIVSDFNYHWLVTDNLAVMIGTEGVSMTTAFRGPNRYESAATGPLSWFAQRNPILDIGFGKGGIAVDWQFAKRASLQAIYTSNTPSNPGKRNGLFDGNTTGALQLLLTPSDVLDLSLYYVNNYSSDGCLLSFAGDDCLTATNPATGKSEPLQTNAVGASMNWQISPRVTLGGWLGYTNSYIPGRTGTVETTNYMVYLNFPDLFGKGNLGGIYFGQPPKITNSDLPVGNNVPDFIDTGLGRAGGQPGTTYHIEAFYRYQVTDNISITPGIIHIWEPGHTPDSDPITMGVLRTSFSF; translated from the coding sequence ATGGGAGTCACCGGACTGCCAACAAAAGCAATCGCCATTCCTACAGAAAAGTTAGAGGAACAAACAGAAATATTCTCTACTGCTCTTGACGAGCCGATGGCACAAGTTACATCGGTTTCCCAGCTCAGGGACGTGCAACCTACAGACTGGGCTTTTGGTGCATTGCAGTCATTAGTAAAACGCTATGGCTGCATTGTAGGTTATCCAAATCGGACGTATCGCGGCAAGCGTGCTTTAACTCGTTACGAATTTGCAGCCGGATTGAATGCTTGCCTAGATCGGGTAAGTGAACTCATCGCTACAGCAACCAATGATACAATTCGCCACGAAGATTTAATAACTCTACAAAAATTACAAGAAGACTTTGCAGCTGAATTAGCAACTTTGCGCAGTCAAGTCGATAATTTAGAAGCTCGCACTGCCAAAATTGAAGCCAATCAATTTTCGGCAACTACCAAACTCAGTGGTTTATCAATAATTGGTATTCAAGGACGTAGCCGCAATCGTGCTGATATTTCTCCTAGAGATGGGATAAAAGATACAGATGATCCAGGTACAAACACTAATATTATCTATCAACACCTACTATTTTTAACAACTCAACTTAGTCCCCGCAGTTATTTATTTACTAGTCTTTTAGCTGCCGACGGTTCAACAGAACCCAGATTTAGCAATGATGTTTATCTTAGTTATGAATATCCCACCGATGCTCAGTTAATCGTAAGCGATTTCAATTATCACTGGCTGGTTACTGACAATTTAGCAGTGATGATAGGAACAGAAGGTGTCAGTATGACCACTGCTTTTCGAGGCCCTAATCGGTATGAAAGTGCTGCTACAGGGCCATTATCATGGTTTGCACAAAGAAACCCAATTCTAGACATTGGATTTGGTAAGGGTGGTATAGCTGTTGATTGGCAATTTGCCAAACGGGCTAGCTTGCAGGCAATTTATACCAGTAATACTCCTAGCAATCCTGGAAAACGCAACGGTTTATTTGATGGCAACACAACTGGTGCTTTGCAATTATTACTGACACCATCTGACGTTTTAGATCTTAGTTTATATTACGTTAATAATTATTCATCAGATGGTTGTTTGCTAAGTTTTGCAGGAGATGATTGCTTAACCGCGACTAATCCCGCAACAGGAAAATCAGAACCGCTACAAACAAATGCTGTTGGCGCTTCTATGAATTGGCAAATTTCACCTCGCGTTACTTTAGGTGGATGGCTTGGTTACACAAATTCTTATATTCCTGGCAGAACGGGAACTGTAGAGACAACAAATTACATGGTGTATCTTAATTTTCCTGATTTATTTGGCAAGGGTAATTTAGGTGGGATTTATTTCGGACAACCCCCAAAAATTACAAATAGCGATCTGCCCGTAGGAAACAATGTTCCTGACTTTATAGATACAGGTTTAGGACGTGCGGGCGGACAACCAGGAACAACATATCACATTGAAGCTTTTTATCGTTACCAAGTAACAGATAATATCAGTATTACACCAGGGATAATTCATATCTGGGAACCCGGACATACTCCAGATAGCGATCCAATTACTATGGGTGTTTTGCGGACTAGCTTTAGTTTTTAA